A section of the Agrococcus sp. SGAir0287 genome encodes:
- a CDS encoding pyridoxamine 5'-phosphate oxidase family protein, which translates to MALNSDARQALLAQPLTPILAIDRPGHPPIAVPVWHAYEPGGDAWIMVGAESEKARLLRAAGGATLVVQEVAPRTRYAAASCEVVDEHPATDDERRTLAERYLPPEEVQQYLDVAASFGPEVVVVLRPVAWRAADLTM; encoded by the coding sequence ATGGCACTCAACTCCGACGCACGACAGGCGCTGCTCGCCCAGCCGCTCACGCCGATCCTCGCGATCGATCGCCCGGGACATCCTCCGATCGCCGTGCCCGTCTGGCACGCGTACGAGCCGGGCGGCGACGCGTGGATCATGGTGGGCGCCGAGTCCGAGAAGGCGCGGCTGCTGCGCGCGGCCGGCGGCGCGACGCTCGTCGTGCAGGAGGTCGCGCCGCGCACGCGGTACGCCGCCGCCTCGTGCGAGGTCGTCGACGAGCATCCCGCGACCGACGACGAGCGGCGCACGCTCGCCGAGCGGTACCTGCCGCCCGAGGAGGTGCAGCAGTACCTCGACGTCGCCGCGTCCTTCGGGCCCGAGGTCGTCGTCGTCCTGCGTCCCGTGGCTTGGCGGGCCGCCGACCTCACGATGTGA
- a CDS encoding PspC domain-containing protein, whose translation MSVFDSIRATGFRRGPQRILGGIAGGIARSLGWNVWLVRLLVLLSFLLPVLGWVAYAIAWALTPWQDGSIPVARWLGRR comes from the coding sequence ATGAGCGTCTTCGACTCGATCCGCGCCACCGGCTTCCGCCGCGGCCCGCAGCGCATCCTCGGCGGCATCGCCGGGGGCATCGCGCGCAGCCTCGGCTGGAACGTCTGGCTCGTGCGTCTCCTCGTGCTGCTGTCGTTCCTGCTGCCCGTGCTCGGCTGGGTCGCGTATGCCATCGCGTGGGCGCTCACGCCCTGGCAGGACGGGTCGATCCCCGTCGCGCGCTGGCTCGGGCGCCGCTGA